The genomic region AGGAAAAGCTTTAACTATTCTCTTCCAGCTATCCCATCTTGGTTTAAAGGTGCTTGCTGTAACATGTCTTACACCGCAGTTTTTTGCTTCTTTTAAAATTCTCTCCACTTCATCTTCATTAAGCATTGGAATAATCGGGTCAAGCCTCAAACCAGCAGGAATTCCTTCTTTACTTAATCTTTCAACTGCTTTAAATCTATCAAATGATGAAGGAGCATTTGGTTCAAGTTTTCTGTCATGTTTTAAACTGGTTATAGTAAATGTTACACATGATGGCATTTCTCTTAGTAAATCTATGTCTCTTAAAACTACATCACTTTTTGTTATGATGATAACTCTCATATGGTGTTCTTTAAAAATTTCAAGACATTTTCTCGTAAATTTTTTGATTTTTTCTACTGGTGGATAGGGATCTGAGGTGTTACATAGTGAAATTAGGGAGTTTTCAGGAATTTTTTCTATTTCCCTTTTAAGGCTTGCAATGAGATTCTTTTTTTCTCTTAAATGAAAAAAATCCTTTATGTATGAAGAAGCATAACAGTAAAGGCATCCGTGAGAACATCCT from Thermodesulfovibrio sp. 3907-1M harbors:
- a CDS encoding radical SAM protein, whose protein sequence is MYLRPFDPWKSELCTCPPKYSLNPYTGCSHGCLYCYASSYIKDFFHLREKKNLIASLKREIEKIPENSLISLCNTSDPYPPVEKIKKFTRKCLEIFKEHHMRVIIITKSDVVLRDIDLLREMPSCVTFTITSLKHDRKLEPNAPSSFDRFKAVERLSKEGIPAGLRLDPIIPMLNEDEVERILKEAKNCGVRHVTASTFKPRWDSWKRIVKAFPEVAEKIKSLYFRDGTKISNSLYLPESLRKDLMIKVRKICDSLSLTFSSCRESFPELSNAASCDGSHLIGQKSFSQAHASTLF